The proteins below come from a single Synechococcus sp. MW101C3 genomic window:
- a CDS encoding ABC transporter permease subunit (The N-terminal region of this protein, as described by TIGR01726, is a three transmembrane segment that identifies a subfamily of ABC transporter permease subunits, which specificities that include histidine, arginine, glutamine, glutamate, L-cystine (sic), the opines (in Agrobacterium) octopine and nopaline, etc.) gives MSDIQRVPWWRDRRVVPWLVQGAVGLAILVVIALLMGNLVRNLTAAGLLLTWRWLGQPSSFDVAESLIPFDASMPYWRVLLVGLVNSLRAIVVGLVGATLLGTAVGMAAFSGNGLLRRLARVYVEVIRNIPLLLQLLFWYFVVFLALPNSTAALQLPGVVLSKSGLYLAWFAEGFRWQGPTLVNDVWQAPLRLSVEFSALITGLITYTGAFVAEVVRGGIAAVPRGQWEAATSLGLHWSATMRRVVLPQALRVIVPGLNSQYISLAKNSALAVAVGYADLYSVSETTLNQTGRALEVFLLLLGAYLLIDLVISVLMNGVNQLVQIRER, from the coding sequence ATGAGCGACATCCAGCGGGTTCCCTGGTGGCGGGATCGGCGCGTGGTTCCCTGGTTGGTCCAGGGGGCTGTGGGGCTGGCGATCCTGGTGGTGATCGCCCTGCTGATGGGCAACCTGGTGCGCAACCTCACCGCCGCCGGGCTGCTGCTCACCTGGCGCTGGCTCGGGCAACCTTCGAGCTTCGATGTGGCCGAAAGCCTCATCCCCTTCGATGCCTCCATGCCCTACTGGCGGGTGTTGCTGGTGGGGCTGGTGAACAGCCTGCGGGCAATCGTGGTGGGCCTGGTGGGGGCCACGCTCCTGGGCACGGCGGTGGGCATGGCCGCCTTCAGCGGCAATGGCCTGCTGCGCCGCCTGGCGCGGGTATACGTGGAGGTGATCCGCAACATCCCGTTGCTGCTGCAGCTGCTGTTCTGGTATTTCGTGGTGTTCCTGGCGCTGCCGAACAGCACGGCGGCCCTGCAACTCCCTGGGGTAGTGCTCTCCAAATCGGGGCTGTATCTCGCCTGGTTTGCCGAGGGTTTCCGCTGGCAGGGGCCCACCCTGGTGAACGACGTCTGGCAGGCGCCGCTGCGCCTGTCGGTGGAGTTCTCGGCCCTGATCACCGGCCTGATCACCTACACCGGCGCCTTCGTGGCCGAGGTGGTGCGCGGCGGCATCGCCGCGGTGCCACGCGGGCAGTGGGAAGCGGCCACTTCCCTGGGCCTGCACTGGAGCGCCACGATGCGCAGGGTGGTGTTGCCCCAGGCGCTGCGGGTGATCGTGCCAGGGCTCAACAGCCAATACATCTCCCTGGCCAAAAACTCCGCCCTGGCGGTGGCGGTGGGCTACGCCGATCTTTATTCCGTCTCTGAAACCACCCTCAACCAGACGGGCCGCGCCCTGGAAGTGTTCCTGCTGCTGCTGGGCGCCTATCTGCTGATCGATCTGGTGATTTCGGTGCTGATGAACGGCGTCAACCAACTGGTGCAGATTCGCGAGCGCTGA
- the kdpA gene encoding potassium-transporting ATPase subunit KdpA: MMNAWIQVALLLALVLGSAPLLGRHLWQVFDDRPQPLLDGWLNPVETSLLRWVGDRGRPAEQAWDYLRPLLLSNLLFGAVAFLLLLFQPSWLNPQGLPGMRWDTALHTAISFLTNTDQQHYVPEQSLGDLAQLGALQFLFFTSAATGLAVGFAFIRGLCGRPLGNFNRDLVRSITRVLLPISLVFGLILLINGVPMTLGGPVRLPTLEGATQILVRGPVAGFEAIKQLGENGGGFFTANSAHPFENPNPFTNLLAMVAMFAVPAATIDAFGRFLGNRRQATLLLLLVTGLFLPLAILAITAEQAGNPLLAPWLSGPNLEGKELRFGAAVSALFATMTTGSMTGAVNAAMDSLMPLGGLAPLFNLFLQVVFGGQGTGVAYLLVFLILTVFLTGLMVGRTPELFGRKVEKAEVVFSSLILLIHPVFVLVPAAITIGFPALQGISNPGFHGVSQVVYEYASAAANNGSGFEGLGDGTVWWNLSTVVSLLGGRYLPFIALLLLAAGFARKQPVPPSHGTLATDTGLFTVVTAVVILILGALTFFPVLALGPIAEAFSIPR; the protein is encoded by the coding sequence CTGATGAATGCCTGGATTCAGGTCGCCCTGCTGCTCGCCCTTGTGCTGGGATCGGCTCCACTGCTCGGTCGGCATCTCTGGCAGGTGTTCGACGACCGTCCCCAGCCCCTCCTGGATGGCTGGCTGAACCCCGTGGAAACCTCCCTGCTGCGCTGGGTGGGTGATCGGGGCCGTCCGGCCGAGCAAGCCTGGGACTACCTGCGCCCCCTGCTGCTCAGCAACCTCCTGTTCGGTGCGGTGGCCTTTCTGCTGTTGCTGTTCCAGCCCTCCTGGCTCAACCCCCAGGGCCTGCCTGGCATGCGCTGGGACACGGCCTTGCACACCGCCATCTCCTTTCTCACCAACACCGACCAGCAGCACTACGTGCCCGAGCAGAGCCTGGGGGATCTGGCCCAGCTGGGAGCCCTCCAGTTCCTGTTCTTCACCTCCGCCGCCACGGGCCTGGCGGTGGGCTTCGCCTTCATCCGCGGACTCTGTGGCCGGCCCCTTGGCAACTTCAACCGGGATCTGGTCCGCTCGATCACCCGGGTGCTGCTGCCGATCAGCCTGGTGTTCGGCCTGATCCTGCTGATCAACGGGGTGCCGATGACCCTGGGCGGCCCGGTCAGGCTTCCCACCCTCGAAGGCGCCACCCAGATCCTGGTGCGGGGCCCGGTGGCTGGCTTCGAGGCGATCAAGCAGCTGGGCGAGAACGGCGGCGGCTTCTTCACGGCCAACTCTGCCCATCCGTTCGAAAACCCGAATCCATTCACCAACCTGCTGGCGATGGTGGCCATGTTCGCCGTCCCGGCCGCCACGATCGACGCCTTCGGCCGCTTCCTCGGCAACAGGCGCCAGGCCACTCTGTTGTTGCTGCTCGTCACAGGCCTTTTCCTGCCTCTGGCCATCCTGGCGATCACGGCCGAGCAGGCCGGCAACCCCCTGCTGGCTCCCTGGCTGAGTGGCCCCAACCTGGAGGGCAAGGAGCTGCGCTTTGGAGCCGCCGTTTCTGCCCTGTTCGCCACCATGACCACCGGCTCGATGACCGGAGCCGTGAACGCCGCCATGGATTCGCTCATGCCCCTCGGCGGCCTGGCGCCCTTGTTCAACCTGTTCCTGCAGGTGGTGTTCGGCGGCCAGGGCACGGGCGTGGCCTATCTGCTCGTGTTCCTGATCCTCACGGTGTTCCTCACCGGGTTGATGGTGGGGCGCACCCCCGAACTGTTCGGACGCAAGGTGGAAAAAGCGGAGGTGGTGTTCAGCAGCCTGATCCTGCTGATCCACCCGGTGTTCGTGCTGGTGCCTGCCGCCATCACCATTGGCTTCCCCGCCCTTCAGGGCATCAGCAACCCCGGGTTCCATGGCGTCAGCCAGGTGGTTTACGAGTACGCCTCGGCGGCGGCCAACAACGGCAGTGGCTTCGAGGGCCTGGGCGACGGCACGGTGTGGTGGAACCTCAGCACCGTCGTCAGCCTCCTGGGCGGCCGGTACCTGCCGTTCATCGCCCTGCTGCTGCTGGCGGCCGGCTTCGCCCGCAAACAGCCCGTGCCGCCCAGCCACGGCACCCTGGCCACCGACACAGGCCTGTTCACCGTGGTGACCGCCGTGGTGATCCTGATCCTCGGTGCCCTCACCTTCTTCCCGGTGCTGGCCCTGGGGCCGATTGCCGAAGCCTTCTCGATCCCTCGCTGA
- a CDS encoding amino acid ABC transporter ATP-binding protein produces MTASQPMIEARGVQKWYPNGFHALRGVDLSVSRGEVVVIMGPSGSGKSTFIRTFNALEDFQEGTITIDGIALSNDLRNIDAIRCDTGMVFQQFNLFPHLTVLENLTLAPVVVRKRRKAEVEAQALGLLERVGIAEQAGKYPGQLSGGQQQRVAIARSLCMEPRILLFDEPTSALDPEMVGEVLEVMRALAADGMTMVVVTHEMGFAREVAHRVVLMSEGQIVEEAAPTTFFTNPQHERSRQFLAQIL; encoded by the coding sequence ATGACCGCCAGTCAGCCGATGATCGAGGCCCGCGGGGTCCAGAAGTGGTACCCCAACGGCTTCCATGCCCTGCGCGGCGTGGATCTGAGCGTGAGCCGCGGCGAGGTGGTGGTGATCATGGGGCCCTCGGGCTCAGGCAAGAGCACCTTCATCCGCACCTTCAACGCCCTCGAAGACTTCCAGGAGGGCACGATCACCATCGATGGCATCGCCCTCTCCAACGACCTGCGCAACATCGATGCGATCCGCTGCGACACCGGCATGGTGTTCCAGCAGTTCAACCTCTTTCCTCATCTCACCGTGCTGGAGAACCTCACGCTGGCGCCGGTGGTGGTGCGCAAGCGGCGGAAGGCCGAGGTGGAGGCCCAGGCCCTGGGTCTGCTGGAGCGGGTGGGCATCGCCGAGCAGGCGGGCAAGTACCCCGGCCAGCTCTCCGGCGGCCAGCAGCAGCGGGTGGCGATCGCCCGCTCGCTGTGCATGGAACCGCGCATCCTGCTGTTCGATGAACCCACCAGCGCCCTCGACCCAGAGATGGTGGGGGAGGTGCTTGAGGTGATGCGCGCCCTCGCCGCCGACGGCATGACGATGGTGGTGGTGACCCACGAAATGGGCTTCGCGCGCGAGGTGGCGCACCGGGTGGTGCTGATGTCGGAGGGGCAGATCGTGGAGGAAGCGGCCCCCACCACCTTCTTCACCAACCCCCAGCACGAGCGCAGCCGTCAGTTCCTGGCCCAGATCCTCTGA
- the kdpB gene encoding potassium-transporting ATPase subunit KdpB: MTSLQQPFFPRMPRGRRDQRRYTERPKSQGLLGRAIVESFRKLDPRLTVRNPVMFVVWCGTIVTLLATASPQLFGISTDAPGRGFNAALAAILVFTLLFANLAEALAEGRGKAQADALRRTQARTQARRQLPDGGEALVDSSSLRKGDQVLVSSGELIPADGEVVAGVAAVDESAITGESAPVLKEAGSDVASSVTGGTLVVSDQLTIRITADPGQGFIDRMIALVEGAERNRTPNEIALTVLLAVLTQVFLIAVATLPPVAAYIGGPTPVVILVALLVALIPTTIGGLLSAIGIAGMDRVAQFNVIATSGRAVEACGDINTLVLDKTGTITLGNRLAEEFLPVGGYTDAELATVALGASGFDTTPEGKSIVRLAEKLGASSGFDPVGATGLDFSARTRMSGTDLADGTELRKGAVDAIKGFVRSRGGQVPDGLDHAYEQVSRLGGTPLAVCRGAEIYGVIYLKDIIKPGMRERFDQLRRMGIRSVMLTGDNPITAGVIAREAGVDDYIAEATPEDKIGVIQAEQRLGKLVAMTGDGTNDAPALAQANVGVAMNSGTQAAKEAANMVDLDSDPTKLIDIVTIGKQLLITRGALTTFSIANDVAKYFAILPALFGGVGLGALNLMHLETPHSAILSAMVFNALIIPALVPLALRGVAFRPDSAEELLKRNLLVYGLGGLAVPFIGIKAIDLVITSLHLI, from the coding sequence ATGACGTCTCTGCAGCAACCCTTCTTTCCCCGCATGCCACGGGGCCGCCGCGACCAGCGCCGCTACACCGAACGCCCCAAAAGCCAGGGGCTGCTGGGCCGGGCGATCGTCGAATCGTTCCGCAAACTCGATCCACGTCTCACCGTGCGCAATCCGGTGATGTTCGTCGTCTGGTGCGGCACGATCGTCACCCTCCTCGCCACGGCCAGTCCTCAGCTGTTCGGCATCAGCACCGACGCCCCCGGCCGGGGCTTCAATGCCGCCCTGGCGGCGATCCTGGTGTTCACCCTGCTGTTCGCCAACCTGGCTGAAGCCCTGGCCGAAGGCCGGGGCAAGGCTCAGGCCGATGCCCTGCGCCGCACCCAGGCCCGCACCCAGGCCCGGCGCCAGCTGCCCGATGGCGGCGAGGCGCTGGTGGATTCCAGCAGCCTGCGCAAAGGGGACCAGGTGCTGGTCAGCAGCGGCGAGCTGATCCCCGCCGATGGGGAGGTGGTGGCTGGGGTGGCCGCCGTGGATGAATCGGCGATCACCGGCGAATCCGCCCCCGTGCTCAAGGAGGCCGGCTCCGATGTGGCCAGCTCGGTCACCGGCGGCACCCTGGTGGTCTCCGACCAACTCACGATCCGGATCACCGCCGACCCTGGCCAGGGCTTCATCGACCGCATGATCGCCCTGGTGGAGGGGGCCGAGCGCAATCGCACGCCAAACGAGATCGCCCTCACCGTGCTGCTGGCTGTGCTCACCCAGGTGTTCCTGATCGCCGTGGCCACCCTTCCGCCGGTGGCGGCCTACATCGGAGGTCCCACGCCGGTGGTCATCCTGGTGGCCCTGCTTGTCGCCCTGATCCCCACCACGATCGGTGGTCTGCTCAGTGCCATCGGCATCGCCGGCATGGACAGGGTGGCCCAGTTCAACGTGATCGCCACCTCCGGCCGCGCCGTGGAAGCCTGCGGCGACATCAACACCTTGGTGCTCGACAAGACCGGCACGATCACCCTCGGCAACCGCCTGGCCGAGGAGTTCCTGCCGGTGGGGGGCTACACCGACGCGGAGCTCGCCACGGTTGCCCTCGGTGCCAGCGGTTTCGACACCACTCCCGAGGGCAAGTCGATCGTGCGGCTGGCGGAGAAGCTGGGGGCCAGTTCGGGGTTTGATCCGGTGGGCGCCACCGGCCTCGATTTCTCCGCCCGCACGCGCATGAGCGGCACTGATCTGGCCGACGGCACAGAACTGCGCAAGGGGGCGGTGGATGCGATCAAGGGATTCGTTCGCTCTCGTGGCGGCCAGGTGCCCGATGGGCTGGATCACGCCTACGAGCAGGTGTCCCGTCTGGGGGGCACCCCCCTGGCGGTGTGCCGTGGCGCGGAGATCTACGGGGTGATCTACCTCAAGGACATCATCAAACCGGGCATGCGCGAACGCTTCGATCAGCTGCGGCGCATGGGCATTCGCAGTGTGATGCTCACCGGTGACAACCCGATCACCGCAGGGGTGATCGCCCGCGAGGCCGGGGTCGACGATTACATCGCCGAAGCCACCCCAGAAGACAAGATCGGTGTGATCCAGGCGGAGCAACGGCTGGGCAAGTTGGTGGCCATGACCGGCGACGGCACCAATGACGCCCCGGCTCTGGCCCAGGCCAATGTGGGGGTGGCGATGAACTCCGGTACCCAGGCAGCCAAGGAGGCGGCCAACATGGTCGACCTTGATAGCGATCCCACCAAGCTGATCGACATCGTCACCATCGGCAAGCAACTGCTGATTACCCGGGGTGCGCTGACCACCTTCTCGATCGCTAACGACGTGGCCAAATACTTCGCGATCCTGCCAGCCTTGTTCGGTGGCGTGGGCCTCGGGGCGCTGAATCTCATGCACCTGGAGACCCCCCATTCCGCCATCCTCTCGGCGATGGTGTTCAACGCGCTGATCATTCCCGCGCTCGTACCTCTGGCCCTGCGTGGAGTGGCCTTCCGCCCGGATTCAGCCGAAGAACTGCTGAAGCGCAACCTGCTCGTCTATGGCCTCGGTGGTCTGGCGGTGCCCTTTATCGGCATCAAGGCGATTGACCTGGTCATTACCTCCCTTCACCTGATTTGA
- a CDS encoding potassium-transporting ATPase subunit F — protein sequence MLAVGAVAASSPLRLFHPPLQAGALSVLLSATVALSIYLFAVMIQPEKF from the coding sequence TTGCTCGCAGTTGGAGCGGTGGCGGCCTCCTCGCCCCTGCGCCTGTTCCATCCGCCCCTGCAGGCCGGGGCGCTGTCTGTGCTGTTGAGCGCCACCGTGGCGCTCTCGATCTACCTGTTCGCCGTGATGATCCAACCGGAGAAGTTCTGA
- a CDS encoding histidine kinase, with protein MIRSQSGRGRHKLFIGMAPGVGKTYRMLQEGREMRRAGTDVVIGVLETHGRVDTAAQAEGLERVPLRRLHHQGVWLEELDVAALLARRPQLVLVDELAHTNAPGSDRVKRWQDVEHLLAAGVDVYSTVNIQHLESLNDLVAQLTGVTVRERLPDRVLERADEVVLVDVTPETLQERLRDGKVYASEKVGQALAHFFQRRNLVALRELALREVADRVDDETSPDSSLRERVLVCLSMYPGSRRLLRRAARLAGFMDAPLLVVIVLNPHSFLTRDQSALLEECKRLCEDFGGEFLRIDSDDVLDSIARVAIERRITQIVMGQAPRSRGRSLLGRSLAEKLQQRLVGRHVDLHLIADDLPTPGQAGA; from the coding sequence ATGATTCGCTCGCAGAGTGGCAGGGGCCGCCACAAGCTGTTCATCGGCATGGCACCAGGGGTCGGCAAGACCTACCGCATGCTCCAGGAGGGCCGCGAGATGCGCCGCGCCGGCACCGATGTGGTGATCGGCGTGCTCGAAACCCATGGCCGAGTGGACACCGCCGCCCAGGCCGAGGGCCTGGAACGGGTGCCGCTGCGCCGCCTCCACCACCAAGGGGTGTGGCTGGAGGAGCTTGATGTGGCCGCGCTGCTGGCCAGGCGCCCGCAACTGGTGCTGGTCGACGAGCTGGCCCACACCAACGCCCCCGGCAGCGACCGGGTCAAGCGCTGGCAGGACGTGGAGCACCTGCTGGCGGCGGGGGTGGATGTGTACTCCACCGTGAACATCCAGCACCTGGAGAGCCTCAACGATCTGGTGGCCCAGCTGACCGGCGTGACCGTGCGCGAACGGCTGCCGGACCGGGTGCTGGAGCGGGCCGATGAGGTGGTGCTGGTGGATGTCACCCCCGAAACGCTGCAGGAGCGCCTGCGCGACGGCAAGGTGTACGCCAGCGAGAAGGTGGGCCAGGCACTCGCCCATTTCTTCCAGCGCCGCAACCTGGTGGCCTTGCGGGAGCTTGCCCTGCGGGAAGTGGCCGACCGGGTCGACGACGAGACGTCCCCCGACAGCTCCCTGCGTGAACGGGTGCTGGTCTGCCTGTCGATGTATCCAGGTTCCAGGCGGCTGCTACGTCGCGCCGCCCGCCTCGCCGGCTTCATGGATGCGCCTCTGCTGGTGGTGATCGTGCTCAATCCCCACAGCTTTCTGACCCGGGATCAATCAGCCCTGCTGGAAGAGTGCAAGCGGCTGTGTGAAGACTTCGGCGGAGAGTTCCTGCGCATCGACAGTGACGACGTGCTCGATTCAATCGCCCGGGTGGCCATCGAGCGCCGCATCACCCAGATCGTGATGGGCCAGGCGCCGCGCTCCCGGGGCCGTTCGCTGCTGGGGCGCTCCCTGGCCGAGAAGCTGCAGCAGCGGCTGGTGGGCCGCCACGTGGATCTGCACCTGATCGCCGACGATCTCCCCACCCCGGGGCAGGCTGGCGCTTAG
- the chrA gene encoding chromate efflux transporter: MTTATHPPEPPAGPPTAPSVAPDSGPRPVPFAQAARYWLELGLISFGGPAGQVALMHSEVVERRRWLSERRFLHALNYAMVLPGPEAQQLATYIGWLMHGIPGGLVAGSLFILPSLLLLLLLSAVYAIWGQLPLLVSVFWALKPAVTAIVIQAAWRLGRRTLHNPVLLALAVLAFAGLTLLRLPFPAILATAAVIGWLGGRWRPQLFSPPHRAGHAPPAAPGPGAHTTAMPVAEQPPLHGDATPTPDHARFDRRRLALILLAGLAALALPLALVSGMGGWDGLLATMARFFSRVAVFSFGGAYAVLPYVAQGAVEQHQWLSASQMIDGLALGETTPGPLIMVVTFVGFMGGWNTALANLSADAANSLAAGTATSLAAAATALPLAVLAGLTVTWFTFLPSFLFILAGGPLVEASREDIRLSGPLTAITAAVVGVIANLAVFFAGHVLWPDGAGSGFDPAALALMVAAAVALLRWRWPVLRLILTAALIGAGRQLAVWAGLLG; this comes from the coding sequence ATGACCACCGCCACCCATCCGCCTGAGCCCCCTGCCGGTCCCCCCACAGCTCCGTCTGTGGCTCCCGACTCCGGTCCCCGGCCGGTGCCGTTCGCTCAGGCCGCCCGCTACTGGCTGGAGCTGGGGCTGATCAGTTTCGGTGGGCCGGCCGGCCAGGTGGCGCTGATGCACAGCGAGGTGGTGGAGCGCCGCCGCTGGCTCTCGGAACGGCGCTTTCTGCACGCGCTCAACTACGCCATGGTGCTGCCGGGTCCGGAAGCCCAGCAGCTGGCCACCTACATCGGCTGGCTGATGCACGGCATCCCCGGCGGCCTGGTGGCGGGAAGTCTGTTCATCCTGCCCTCGCTGCTGCTGCTGCTCCTGCTCTCGGCGGTCTACGCCATCTGGGGGCAGTTGCCGCTGCTGGTTTCGGTGTTCTGGGCACTCAAGCCGGCCGTGACGGCGATCGTGATCCAGGCGGCCTGGCGGCTCGGGCGGCGCACCCTGCACAACCCGGTGCTGTTGGCGCTGGCGGTGCTGGCCTTCGCCGGTCTCACCCTGCTGCGGCTGCCCTTTCCCGCGATCCTGGCCACGGCGGCCGTGATCGGCTGGCTCGGCGGTCGCTGGCGTCCGCAGCTGTTCAGCCCGCCCCACCGGGCCGGCCATGCCCCGCCTGCTGCTCCGGGCCCAGGCGCACACACCACCGCCATGCCCGTGGCCGAGCAGCCCCCACTGCATGGTGATGCCACGCCCACGCCCGACCATGCCCGCTTCGATCGCCGCCGCCTGGCCTTGATCCTGCTGGCCGGGCTCGCCGCGCTGGCGTTGCCGCTGGCGTTGGTGAGCGGCATGGGTGGCTGGGATGGGCTGCTGGCCACGATGGCCCGTTTCTTCAGCCGTGTGGCCGTGTTCAGTTTCGGTGGCGCCTATGCGGTGCTGCCCTACGTGGCTCAGGGGGCGGTGGAACAGCACCAGTGGCTGAGCGCCAGCCAGATGATCGACGGCCTGGCCCTCGGTGAAACCACACCGGGGCCCTTGATCATGGTGGTGACCTTCGTGGGCTTCATGGGCGGCTGGAACACCGCGCTCGCCAATCTCAGCGCGGACGCCGCCAACAGCCTCGCTGCGGGCACCGCCACCAGTCTTGCCGCTGCCGCCACGGCCCTGCCACTGGCCGTGCTGGCGGGCCTCACGGTCACCTGGTTCACCTTCCTGCCGTCGTTCCTGTTCATCCTGGCGGGCGGGCCCTTGGTGGAAGCCAGCCGCGAGGACATCCGCCTCAGCGGGCCGCTCACGGCGATCACCGCCGCGGTGGTGGGCGTGATCGCCAACCTGGCGGTGTTCTTCGCCGGCCATGTGCTCTGGCCCGACGGCGCGGGCAGTGGCTTCGATCCGGCGGCGCTGGCGCTGATGGTGGCGGCGGCCGTGGCCCTGCTGCGCTGGCGCTGGCCGGTGCTCCGGCTGATCCTCACGGCGGCCCTGATCGGCGCCGGCCGCCAGCTGGCCGTCTGGGCCGGGCTGCTGGGCTGA
- a CDS encoding amino acid ABC transporter permease (The N-terminal region of this protein, as described by TIGR01726, is a three transmembrane segment that identifies a subfamily of ABC transporter permease subunits, which specificities that include histidine, arginine, glutamine, glutamate, L-cystine (sic), the opines (in Agrobacterium) octopine and nopaline, etc.), with protein MTSSFSPPLQPPRPAPPSTRRSWRGALRQELFATPLDGVISVVLLAALLAAAVGLWQWAFRQAQWAVIQANTTLFAVGRYPLPQQWRLWLLVTLAAATIGVSWGLLRSHPRADRTGTLWPFNDLVAIAVLAFLAAWLPAALKLPLPLQLRWWAITALLLMLRGVSGQWGRLVPRRLLRFLPLFWPALYLFGMVLIAGGLGVPHVPPSEWGGLLLTLLMASFAILLSFPIGIVVALGRRSTLPLLRWSSVLYIEFIRGAPLITLLFLGQNILGYMLPGGWAPDRVWRAAWVLTFFCGAYLAEAVRAGLAAVPVGQLEAARSLGLSVPQALRHVVLPQALRIALPATVGQFISLLQDTTLLSLIGLLDLLGTARTVMANPEFLGKNAEVYLTLAVLFWCCCAALGLGSRALERRLDPSHSPT; from the coding sequence ATGACCTCCTCCTTCTCCCCGCCGCTGCAGCCGCCCAGGCCCGCTCCCCCCTCCACCCGCCGTAGCTGGCGCGGGGCGCTGCGTCAGGAGCTGTTCGCCACTCCGCTCGACGGGGTGATCAGCGTGGTGCTGCTCGCTGCCCTGCTGGCCGCCGCGGTGGGCCTGTGGCAGTGGGCCTTCCGCCAGGCCCAGTGGGCGGTGATCCAGGCCAACACCACCCTCTTTGCCGTGGGGCGCTACCCGCTGCCGCAGCAATGGCGTCTCTGGCTGCTGGTGACCCTGGCGGCGGCCACGATCGGTGTGAGCTGGGGCCTGCTGCGCAGCCATCCGCGCGCCGATCGCACCGGCACGCTCTGGCCCTTCAACGACCTGGTGGCCATCGCCGTGCTGGCCTTTCTGGCCGCCTGGCTGCCGGCTGCGCTGAAGCTGCCGCTGCCCCTGCAGCTGCGCTGGTGGGCGATCACGGCGCTGCTGCTGATGCTGCGGGGAGTGTCTGGGCAGTGGGGGCGGCTGGTGCCGCGCCGACTGCTGCGCTTTCTGCCGCTGTTCTGGCCGGCGCTCTACCTGTTCGGGATGGTGCTGATCGCCGGCGGGCTGGGCGTTCCGCACGTGCCGCCGTCGGAGTGGGGCGGCCTGCTGCTCACGCTGCTGATGGCCAGCTTCGCCATCCTGCTCAGCTTCCCAATCGGCATCGTGGTGGCCCTGGGCCGCCGCAGCACCCTGCCGCTGCTGCGCTGGAGCTCGGTGCTTTACATCGAGTTCATCCGCGGCGCCCCGCTGATCACCCTGTTGTTCCTGGGGCAGAACATCCTCGGTTACATGCTTCCCGGCGGCTGGGCCCCCGACCGCGTCTGGCGGGCCGCCTGGGTGCTTACCTTCTTCTGCGGGGCCTATCTGGCGGAAGCTGTGCGCGCCGGACTGGCGGCGGTGCCCGTCGGACAGCTGGAGGCCGCCCGCTCCCTGGGGCTCTCGGTGCCGCAGGCCCTGCGGCATGTGGTGCTGCCCCAGGCCCTGCGCATCGCCCTGCCCGCCACGGTGGGGCAGTTCATCTCCCTGCTGCAGGACACCACCTTGCTGTCATTGATCGGCCTACTCGATCTGCTCGGTACCGCCCGTACGGTGATGGCCAATCCGGAATTCCTCGGCAAAAACGCCGAGGTGTACCTCACCCTTGCGGTGCTGTTCTGGTGCTGCTGCGCCGCCCTTGGCCTCGGCAGCCGGGCTCTGGAGCGCCGCCTCGATCCCTCCCACTCCCCCACCTGA
- the kdpC gene encoding K(+)-transporting ATPase subunit C: MFRDALRALRLTAVLWLITVVLYTLPLLAIGQGLFPFQANGSLLRVNNQVLGSALIGQPFASNRYFWSRPSAISYSTGDAPISSPSNLGPTNPDLVKRITEASQVLQVAGLQDPAPDLLYSSASGLDPHISPAAAAQQIERVGAERNLSPEQLRQLIRRHTEGRTFGLLGQPRVNVLQLNLELDRRSS; encoded by the coding sequence CTGTTCCGCGATGCCCTCCGTGCTCTCCGGCTCACAGCAGTGCTGTGGCTCATCACTGTGGTGCTCTATACCCTGCCCCTGCTGGCGATCGGCCAGGGGCTGTTCCCCTTCCAAGCCAATGGCTCCCTGCTGCGGGTCAACAACCAGGTGCTGGGATCGGCCTTGATCGGCCAGCCTTTCGCCAGCAATCGCTACTTCTGGAGCCGTCCCAGCGCCATCAGCTACAGCACCGGAGACGCACCGATTTCCAGCCCCAGTAACCTGGGGCCCACCAACCCGGATCTGGTCAAGCGCATCACCGAGGCCTCCCAGGTGTTGCAAGTGGCCGGGCTGCAGGATCCGGCCCCCGACCTTCTCTACAGCTCAGCTTCCGGCCTTGATCCCCACATCTCTCCCGCGGCGGCTGCCCAGCAGATCGAGCGGGTGGGCGCCGAGAGAAACCTCAGTCCTGAGCAGCTGAGGCAGCTGATCCGGCGCCATACCGAAGGACGTACCTTTGGACTGCTGGGGCAGCCGCGGGTGAACGTGCTCCAGCTGAACCTCGAACTGGATCGCCGCTCCTCCTGA